The Agrobacterium vitis genome has a segment encoding these proteins:
- a CDS encoding P-II family nitrogen regulator, translated as MGNQMKIVMAIIKPFKLDEVREALTAVGIQGLTVTEVKGYGRQKGHTEIYRGTEYAVSFLPKLKIEVAVATDVAEKAVEAIASAAKTGQIGDGKIFVYGIDQAVRIRTGETNTEAL; from the coding sequence ATGGGAAACCAGATGAAGATTGTGATGGCCATTATCAAGCCGTTCAAGCTGGACGAAGTGCGCGAAGCACTGACGGCTGTCGGTATCCAAGGCCTGACCGTCACGGAGGTCAAGGGATATGGGCGGCAGAAGGGGCACACGGAAATCTATCGCGGCACGGAATATGCCGTGAGCTTCCTGCCCAAGCTGAAGATCGAGGTCGCAGTGGCGACGGATGTTGCCGAAAAGGCGGTAGAAGCGATCGCCTCGGCTGCCAAGACCGGTCAGATCGGCGATGGAAAGATTTTCGTCTACGGAATCGATCAGGCGGTGCGTATCCGCACCGGTGAAACCAATACCGAAGCCTTGTAA
- a CDS encoding ammonium transporter: MSFSTFKSQALRLGAASAALMAPAIAFAQDAAPAVAAAAAPVPDKGDTAFMFLSTILVLFMAIPGLGLFYGGLVRAKNMLSVLMQCTVIAAMVMIVWVIYGYSFAFGGGESPFFGGFAKMFLAGVDTTTTAATFSKGVVIPEYIFMLFQMTFAAITPALIIGAFAERIKFSAAILFCLLWVTFVYFPVAHMVWDAKGYLFGLGALDFAGGTVVHINAGVAGLVGAILVGKRTGYGKDMMAPHSMTLTYVGAAMLWVGWFGFNAGSNLEASGGAMLATVNTFIATAAAILSWCVVESFTRGKASMLGAASGMIAGLVAITPAAGIVGPMGAIVMGVIVSPLCYFFVSVVKNKFGYDDTADVFGVHGIGGMFGAIATGIFASASLGGVGYAGEQTMGGQVMVQLQAVVITILWTGIGSAILYKIVDVIVGLRVPVEAEREGLDLASHGEAAYHS; encoded by the coding sequence ATGTCGTTTTCCACATTCAAATCTCAAGCCTTGCGCCTCGGGGCTGCATCGGCGGCCTTGATGGCGCCAGCGATCGCCTTTGCGCAGGATGCAGCGCCAGCCGTTGCGGCGGCAGCTGCTCCGGTTCCTGATAAGGGCGATACCGCCTTCATGTTCCTGTCCACCATCCTCGTTCTGTTCATGGCCATTCCCGGCCTTGGCCTGTTCTACGGCGGCCTGGTGCGCGCCAAAAATATGCTGTCCGTGCTGATGCAGTGCACCGTCATTGCCGCCATGGTGATGATCGTCTGGGTCATCTATGGCTATTCCTTCGCCTTCGGCGGCGGCGAAAGCCCGTTCTTCGGCGGCTTTGCCAAGATGTTCCTGGCTGGCGTCGATACGACGACAACGGCTGCTACCTTCAGCAAGGGCGTCGTTATCCCGGAATATATCTTCATGCTGTTCCAGATGACCTTTGCGGCCATCACGCCTGCGCTGATCATCGGTGCCTTCGCGGAACGCATCAAGTTCTCGGCTGCGATCCTGTTCTGCCTGCTGTGGGTCACATTCGTTTATTTCCCGGTCGCCCATATGGTCTGGGATGCCAAGGGCTATCTCTTCGGTCTTGGCGCACTTGATTTTGCTGGCGGCACCGTCGTTCACATCAATGCCGGTGTTGCCGGTCTGGTCGGTGCGATCCTGGTCGGCAAGCGTACGGGCTATGGCAAGGACATGATGGCCCCCCATTCCATGACGCTCACCTATGTCGGTGCCGCCATGCTCTGGGTCGGCTGGTTCGGCTTCAATGCCGGCTCCAACCTCGAAGCCTCCGGTGGTGCGATGCTCGCAACCGTCAACACCTTTATTGCCACGGCTGCGGCTATCCTGTCCTGGTGTGTGGTTGAATCCTTCACTCGCGGCAAGGCCTCGATGCTGGGCGCTGCCTCCGGCATGATTGCTGGCCTCGTTGCCATCACGCCTGCCGCCGGTATCGTCGGCCCGATGGGCGCGATTGTCATGGGCGTGATCGTTTCGCCGCTTTGCTACTTCTTCGTCTCTGTCGTGAAGAACAAGTTCGGCTATGACGATACGGCTGACGTGTTCGGCGTCCACGGCATTGGCGGCATGTTCGGCGCTATTGCCACCGGCATTTTCGCCAGCGCTTCGCTGGGTGGCGTCGGCTATGCCGGCGAACAGACGATGGGTGGCCAGGTCATGGTGCAGCTTCAGGCCGTGGTCATCACCATCCTGTGGACCGGTATCGGCTCTGCAATCCTCTACAAGATCGTCGATGTGATCGTTGGTCTGCGTGTGCCAGTCGAAGCCGAGCGCGAAGGTCTCGACCTCGCCTCTCACGGTGAAGCTGCTTATCATTCTTGA
- a CDS encoding ubiquinone biosynthesis hydroxylase — protein sequence MADLVVVGGGYVGLSAALAVKRAAPHLEVTVIEAAPEGQWRKDPRASAVIAAATKMLEVFGVWSTIEPQSQPINRMIVTDSRTSDPVRPVYLTFDGEVEEGKPFAYMVPNVAMVGALLDAAGVAGISIRHGVKAAGFSVKGHKAEVALSDGTTLDCRLVVACDGVRSRVRDMAGIKTVTWAYGQSGIVTTVEHERPHEGVAEEHFLPAGPFAILPLTGNRSSLVWTERSEDADRLVAEDDLMFETELERRFGHKLGAIRATGDRRAFPLGLTLARSFIGPRLALAGDAAHGIHPISGQGLNLGFKDVAALAETIVDADRLGLDIGDLTVLERYQTWRRFDTFRMGVTTDVLNRLFSNDITPVRIARDFGLGLVERLPKLKNYFISEAAGTAVKGGPKLLTGQSI from the coding sequence ATGGCGGATCTGGTTGTAGTCGGAGGCGGATATGTCGGTCTCTCGGCGGCGCTCGCCGTCAAGCGCGCCGCGCCGCATCTGGAGGTGACGGTAATCGAAGCAGCCCCCGAAGGCCAATGGCGCAAGGACCCACGGGCCTCGGCGGTGATTGCGGCAGCCACCAAAATGCTGGAGGTTTTCGGTGTCTGGAGCACGATCGAACCGCAGTCTCAGCCGATCAACAGGATGATCGTTACCGATTCGCGCACCAGCGATCCGGTCCGGCCCGTCTACCTGACCTTTGACGGCGAAGTCGAGGAGGGCAAGCCCTTCGCCTATATGGTGCCCAATGTCGCCATGGTCGGCGCGCTTCTCGATGCTGCCGGTGTGGCGGGAATTTCCATCCGCCATGGCGTGAAAGCCGCAGGCTTTTCCGTGAAAGGCCATAAGGCCGAAGTCGCGCTTTCCGATGGCACAACCCTTGATTGCCGCTTGGTTGTGGCCTGTGACGGCGTGCGCTCGCGCGTCAGGGACATGGCGGGGATCAAGACCGTCACCTGGGCCTATGGCCAGTCCGGGATTGTCACCACGGTCGAACATGAGCGTCCGCATGAAGGGGTGGCAGAGGAACATTTTCTGCCCGCCGGGCCTTTTGCGATCCTGCCATTGACTGGCAATCGCTCCTCATTGGTCTGGACCGAGCGCAGCGAGGATGCGGACCGGCTGGTGGCGGAGGACGACCTGATGTTCGAAACCGAACTGGAGCGCCGTTTCGGCCACAAACTCGGCGCAATCCGTGCCACCGGCGACCGCCGGGCCTTTCCGCTGGGACTGACGCTGGCCCGCTCTTTCATCGGACCAAGGCTGGCGCTGGCAGGCGACGCGGCCCATGGTATTCATCCGATTTCCGGCCAGGGCCTCAATCTTGGTTTCAAGGATGTGGCGGCGCTGGCGGAAACAATCGTCGATGCCGATCGCCTCGGCCTCGATATCGGCGACCTCACGGTTCTGGAACGCTACCAGACCTGGCGGCGCTTCGACACATTCCGGATGGGCGTTACCACCGACGTTTTGAACCGGCTGTTTTCCAACGATATTACGCCGGTAAGAATCGCCCGGGATTTCGGGCTGGGCCTGGTGGAACGGCTGCCGAAACTGAAAAACTATTTCATTTCCGAGGCTGCCGGAACAGCGGTGAAGGGCGGCCCGAAACTTCTGACCGGTCAGTCGATCTGA
- a CDS encoding outer membrane lipoprotein carrier protein LolA codes for MQKKTFAPAGMAGMIGRRGFIGMAAAGIAVAATGATVSPAYAQAQASAAQRIADHFASVKTMMGEFVQFGPRGEQTAGKFYIERPGKLRFNYEQPSPMRVISDGRNVAIGNLKMKTWDVYPLSKTPLSLLLSDRIDLGHQMVRQVKEEQDLTTIVLGDKSIFGDQTITLMFDPKTFELRQWTVTDAQGKDTSVMIFNVQQGVNFDEKVFEVPYDDIRNRG; via the coding sequence ATGCAAAAGAAGACGTTTGCCCCGGCAGGCATGGCAGGGATGATTGGCCGCCGGGGATTTATCGGCATGGCGGCTGCGGGGATTGCTGTGGCGGCCACGGGCGCCACAGTCTCACCCGCATACGCTCAGGCCCAGGCCAGCGCCGCGCAGAGGATCGCCGATCATTTTGCCTCGGTGAAAACCATGATGGGTGAGTTCGTGCAGTTTGGCCCGCGCGGTGAACAGACAGCCGGAAAATTCTATATCGAACGTCCCGGCAAGCTGCGCTTCAACTATGAACAGCCCTCACCGATGCGGGTGATTTCCGATGGCCGTAACGTGGCAATCGGCAACCTGAAAATGAAGACCTGGGATGTCTATCCGCTGTCGAAGACGCCGCTAAGCCTGCTTTTGTCCGACCGCATCGATCTCGGCCATCAGATGGTGCGGCAGGTCAAGGAAGAGCAGGACCTGACCACCATCGTGCTGGGTGACAAATCGATTTTTGGCGACCAGACCATCACCCTGATGTTTGATCCGAAGACCTTCGAGCTGCGGCAATGGACCGTCACCGATGCGCAGGGCAAGGACACGTCGGTAATGATCTTCAACGTCCAGCAGGGCGTCAATTTCGATGAAAAAGTCTTCGAAGTTCCCTATGACGATATCCGCAATCGCGGCTGA
- a CDS encoding HEPN domain-containing protein gives MDQDRLNHLPTRKQRELERVVRILFDEFEAAQKGRLSDKNKGGRILKLILFGSYARGDWVEDHASGYYSDYDLLVVVNSETFADEDEFWRGAQEYLIREEIATKRLKTPVNFIVHSLDDMNNRLARGLPFFIDIARDGIPLYEAPGFPLTTAKPLPPEERQAQAKTYFEDWFSSADAFQAAAGFLIERGNFNEAAFQLHQTVERLYHCVLLVLTLYSPRLHNLRKLRPLAESLDTRLIDAWPRKNRLARRCFDRLHRAYVEARYSSQYEITAEELTWLVEHIKLLQGAVEVVCKERLDNHGL, from the coding sequence ATGGATCAGGACCGGCTCAATCATCTGCCCACCCGCAAGCAGCGCGAACTGGAGCGGGTGGTCCGCATTCTCTTCGACGAGTTCGAAGCCGCGCAAAAGGGCAGGCTGTCCGATAAAAACAAGGGCGGCCGTATCCTCAAGCTGATCCTGTTCGGCTCCTATGCGCGTGGCGACTGGGTCGAGGACCATGCCAGCGGCTATTACTCCGATTATGACCTGCTGGTGGTGGTGAATAGTGAGACTTTTGCCGATGAGGATGAGTTCTGGCGCGGCGCGCAGGAATATCTGATACGGGAGGAAATCGCCACCAAGCGCTTGAAAACCCCTGTCAATTTCATTGTTCACTCCCTTGATGATATGAACAATCGACTGGCCCGAGGCCTGCCTTTCTTCATCGATATCGCCCGTGACGGTATCCCGCTTTATGAAGCGCCAGGCTTTCCGCTCACCACAGCCAAACCGCTGCCTCCAGAGGAGAGGCAGGCTCAGGCGAAGACTTATTTCGAGGATTGGTTTTCGAGTGCCGACGCCTTTCAGGCCGCAGCCGGATTTTTGATTGAGCGCGGTAATTTTAATGAAGCCGCCTTCCAGCTTCATCAAACGGTTGAACGGCTTTACCACTGCGTTCTGCTGGTGCTGACGCTCTATAGCCCCCGGTTGCACAATTTAAGAAAATTGCGACCGCTGGCCGAAAGTTTGGATACTCGTCTGATCGATGCGTGGCCGAGGAAAAACCGCCTTGCCCGTCGTTGTTTCGACCGCCTGCACCGTGCCTATGTCGAGGCCCGCTATTCATCGCAATACGAGATCACAGCCGAAGAACTGACTTGGTTGGTGGAGCATATCAAACTCTTGCAAGGCGCCGTCGAGGTGGTGTGCAAGGAGCGGTTGGACAACCACGGTTTATAG
- a CDS encoding exodeoxyribonuclease III, with the protein MTFSLTTWNINSVRLRMPIVEHFLKLRQPDILCLQEIKCQNHEFPLEAFQALGYPYAILHGQKGYHGVATVSKFPLTEDHRQDFCGVGDSRHISAIFEWNGRRIRLHNFYVPAGGDEPNRDINPKFGHKLDFVEEMKTLSASAEPNTSAILVGDLNIAPLEHDVWSHKQLLKIVSHTPVETAGLLDVIDRGGWVDLMRQLVDPSQKLYTWWSYRAKDWASADKGRRLDHIWSSPDLLPSLKTIEILREARGWEKPSDHVPVTVQFAL; encoded by the coding sequence ATGACTTTTTCCCTGACCACCTGGAATATCAATTCGGTGCGGCTGCGCATGCCGATCGTCGAGCATTTTCTCAAACTGCGTCAGCCGGATATTCTCTGCCTTCAGGAAATCAAATGCCAGAACCATGAGTTTCCGTTGGAGGCGTTTCAGGCGCTGGGCTATCCCTATGCTATTCTGCATGGCCAGAAGGGCTATCATGGCGTTGCAACCGTCTCGAAATTTCCTTTGACCGAAGACCACCGGCAGGATTTCTGCGGCGTCGGTGACAGCCGCCATATTTCGGCGATTTTCGAGTGGAACGGGCGGCGTATTCGCCTGCATAATTTCTATGTGCCTGCCGGAGGCGACGAGCCCAACCGGGACATCAATCCAAAATTCGGCCACAAGCTGGATTTCGTCGAGGAAATGAAGACGCTGTCGGCCAGTGCCGAGCCAAATACGTCGGCTATCCTGGTCGGCGACCTGAATATCGCACCGCTGGAGCATGATGTCTGGTCGCACAAGCAGTTGCTGAAGATCGTGTCCCATACCCCGGTGGAAACCGCAGGTCTGCTTGACGTGATCGACCGAGGTGGCTGGGTGGACCTGATGCGCCAGTTGGTCGATCCATCGCAAAAACTCTATACGTGGTGGAGCTACCGGGCCAAGGACTGGGCCAGCGCCGACAAGGGCCGCCGCCTCGACCATATCTGGTCGTCACCGGATCTGTTACCGTCGCTGAAAACCATCGAGATTTTGCGCGAAGCACGCGGCTGGGAAAAGCCGTCTGACCATGTGCCGGTGACGGTGCAGTTCGCGCTTTGA
- the trxA gene encoding thioredoxin: MSNSGNPYGGSYGGQMTANAQFGTAPPAAAPASAGASPAGGLIKDTTTQGFAKDVLEESRRQPVLVDFWAPWCGPCRQLTPIIEKAVNEAKGKVKLVKMNIDDHPAIAGQLGIQSIPAVVAFVDGRPADGFMGALPESQVKQFIDKLGGPDGGADQAAEIEAVLEEAKGLYDGGDFDGAAQLYAAVMQADPENAKAVAGIAECMLALNQHERVRQIVDGLPEELAKAAEIQAVAKKLEQIEEARKLGDPVALEQQLSLNPDDHEARLKLAKIRNVEGKREDAADHLLLIMKKDRTFDDDGARRQLVEFFEVWGPKDPATIQARRKLSSILFS; this comes from the coding sequence ATGAGCAATTCTGGTAATCCATATGGCGGCTCCTATGGCGGGCAGATGACGGCGAATGCGCAATTCGGCACAGCGCCTCCTGCGGCAGCGCCAGCGTCTGCAGGAGCATCGCCCGCTGGCGGTTTGATCAAGGATACGACCACCCAGGGCTTTGCCAAGGATGTGCTGGAAGAGTCTCGCCGCCAGCCGGTCCTGGTGGATTTCTGGGCGCCCTGGTGTGGCCCCTGCCGCCAGTTGACGCCGATCATCGAAAAGGCGGTCAATGAGGCCAAGGGCAAGGTCAAGCTGGTCAAGATGAATATCGACGACCATCCGGCCATTGCCGGTCAGCTTGGTATCCAGTCCATTCCTGCCGTCGTCGCTTTTGTCGATGGCCGTCCTGCCGACGGCTTCATGGGCGCGCTGCCGGAAAGTCAGGTCAAGCAGTTCATTGACAAGCTGGGTGGCCCGGACGGCGGTGCCGATCAGGCGGCGGAAATTGAGGCTGTGCTGGAAGAAGCCAAGGGGCTTTACGATGGCGGCGATTTCGACGGCGCGGCCCAGCTCTATGCGGCGGTCATGCAGGCCGATCCGGAAAATGCCAAGGCGGTCGCCGGCATTGCCGAATGCATGCTTGCCCTCAACCAGCATGAACGGGTGCGCCAGATTGTCGATGGCCTGCCCGAAGAGCTGGCGAAAGCCGCTGAAATCCAAGCCGTTGCCAAAAAGCTGGAGCAAATCGAAGAGGCCCGCAAGCTGGGTGATCCGGTGGCGCTGGAGCAGCAACTGTCGCTTAACCCTGACGATCACGAGGCGCGGCTGAAGCTCGCCAAGATCCGCAATGTCGAGGGCAAGCGTGAAGACGCAGCCGATCATCTGCTGTTGATCATGAAAAAAGACCGGACCTTCGACGATGATGGTGCGCGTCGCCAACTGGTTGAATTTTTCGAGGTATGGGGTCCGAAGGACCCCGCCACCATTCAGGCCCGTCGCAAGCTGTCTTCGATCTTGTTTTCGTAA
- a CDS encoding LON peptidase substrate-binding domain-containing protein encodes MQVGNARYLTAADFPETLPVFPLAGALLLPGGQLPLNIFEPRYLEMFDAALRSNRLIGMIQPALTEPYEIATGIPALCSMGCIGRITSFAETGDGRYILSLGGICRFRMSEELKTSHPFRTARISPFMADLAAEGQENSVDRERLLAVFRAYLDANKLEADWESVQRASNLTLVNSLSMMSPFTPAEKQALLEATDLHSRTETLIAITEIYLARGFGDVEPVLQ; translated from the coding sequence ATGCAGGTCGGCAATGCGCGATATCTGACGGCGGCTGATTTTCCGGAAACATTGCCGGTTTTTCCGCTGGCAGGAGCTCTTCTGCTGCCCGGTGGGCAATTGCCACTGAATATATTCGAGCCGCGCTATCTGGAAATGTTCGATGCCGCGCTGCGCAGCAATCGGCTGATCGGCATGATTCAGCCAGCATTGACCGAGCCCTATGAGATCGCCACCGGCATTCCGGCCCTATGCAGCATGGGATGTATCGGTCGGATCACCTCTTTCGCCGAGACAGGCGATGGCCGCTATATTCTGTCGCTGGGTGGAATCTGCCGTTTCCGGATGAGCGAAGAGCTGAAAACCAGCCATCCATTCCGCACAGCACGAATTTCGCCGTTCATGGCCGATCTGGCGGCTGAAGGCCAGGAAAACAGCGTGGATCGGGAGCGGTTGCTCGCGGTGTTCCGGGCCTATCTGGATGCCAACAAGCTGGAAGCGGATTGGGAGAGCGTCCAGCGCGCCAGCAATCTGACCCTGGTCAATTCTTTGTCGATGATGTCGCCTTTCACACCTGCTGAAAAACAGGCCTTGCTGGAGGCTACTGATCTGCATAGCCGCACGGAAACGCTGATTGCCATTACCGAAATTTATCTGGCACGCGGTTTCGGTGATGTGGAGCCGGTTTTACAGTAA
- a CDS encoding Trm112 family protein — translation MDQRMNGVDPKMLELLVCPLTNGRLTLNRENNELVSEKARLAYPIRDGIPIMLVSEARKIED, via the coding sequence ATGGATCAGCGGATGAACGGTGTCGATCCGAAAATGCTGGAATTACTGGTCTGCCCGCTGACCAATGGCCGCTTGACCCTTAACCGGGAAAACAACGAACTGGTTTCGGAAAAGGCAAGACTTGCCTATCCCATTCGTGATGGCATTCCGATCATGCTGGTCTCGGAAGCCCGCAAGATCGAAGACTGA
- the tesB gene encoding acyl-CoA thioesterase II has protein sequence MPQTENSATPMEKLIETLNLEALEVNLFRGTSPQVGWQRVFGGQVIAQALMAAQRCVDGERYVHSLHAYFLRPGDPTVPILYQVERTRDGASFSTRRVVAIQHGQMIFSMSASFQQEEEGFSHQLVMPNVTPPEGLMGEREFREMFLSQAPAHIRAYWARERPVEFRPTSFLHYLTKDKLEPKADIWVRMTGLVPDDRRLQAAVLAYLSDMTLLDVALYAHGVSVFDQRLQAASLDHAMWFHLPTKLDDWLLYSQDSPSASGGRGMTRGSIYTRTGQLVVSVAQEGLIRKKAND, from the coding sequence ATGCCGCAGACAGAAAATTCCGCCACACCGATGGAAAAACTGATCGAAACGCTGAACCTGGAGGCATTGGAAGTCAATTTGTTCCGAGGCACCAGCCCGCAGGTCGGCTGGCAAAGGGTGTTCGGTGGCCAGGTCATCGCTCAGGCCTTGATGGCAGCCCAGCGCTGTGTCGATGGCGAGCGGTATGTTCACTCCTTGCATGCCTATTTCTTGCGTCCCGGCGATCCGACGGTGCCAATTCTCTATCAGGTCGAGCGGACCCGTGACGGTGCCAGCTTTTCGACCCGTCGGGTCGTTGCCATCCAGCACGGCCAGATGATATTTTCGATGTCGGCCTCTTTCCAGCAAGAAGAAGAAGGCTTTTCCCACCAGCTCGTCATGCCCAATGTGACGCCGCCGGAAGGGTTGATGGGCGAGCGGGAATTTCGCGAAATGTTTCTGTCGCAAGCGCCCGCCCATATCCGGGCCTATTGGGCCAGGGAGCGTCCGGTGGAGTTTCGCCCCACCTCCTTCCTGCATTATCTGACAAAGGACAAGCTGGAACCGAAAGCCGATATCTGGGTGCGTATGACCGGCTTGGTGCCGGATGACCGCCGTTTGCAGGCCGCCGTGCTGGCCTATCTCTCGGACATGACGCTCCTGGATGTCGCGCTTTATGCCCACGGCGTTTCCGTTTTTGACCAGCGCCTCCAGGCCGCCAGCCTCGACCATGCGATGTGGTTCCACCTGCCCACAAAGCTCGATGACTGGCTGCTCTATTCGCAAGATAGCCCCAGCGCGTCGGGTGGCCGGGGAATGACCAGAGGCTCAATTTATACGCGGACAGGCCAGCTGGTTGTTTCCGTTGCCCAGGAGGGCTTGATTCGGAAAAAGGCAAATGATTAA
- a CDS encoding DNA translocase FtsK has product MSRSTLAILEERSPRMIVMGFIMRQCLALLGFALFLGLVAAIAALATWNVADPSFSYATSRAPTNILGYPGAVFADLAMQFFGLASVAALLPILAWSLSLISGRKITRLPRRLAAWGTGAVAGAAVFGCFPPPGTWPIPNGIGGVIGDMILRFPALFVGAYPTGTFAMVLGVIFIAPMLWLMLFAAGIIGNEEDDFEAEILAARASSQAGSRKSKAVPIVDEDEDDDDRTGPFALAAGALAHVWYTGQARMRRLAGLKPKRRERSDFDQPYDFNDDEVMPVQAGRPDHRADPSFEPGERSAGRRRIAPPPVSPDDEPPFDLRTRGRSADDILFDDEDEDRAAKPSARRVAPAAERPRPSPVSGSPVAGPRGARGFQLPSVQLLAEPRAVAKDASLSADQLEHNARTLEGVLEDFGVKGDIIEVRPGPVVTLYELEPAPGIKSSRVIGLADDIARSMSAIAARVAVVPGRNAIGIELPNRTRETVYLREMIGSRDFNGSTAKLPMALGKTIGGEPVIADLAKMPHLLVAGTTGSGKSVAINTMILSLVYRLPPEKCRLIMIDPKMLELSIYDGIPHLLSPVVTDPKKAVVALKWTVREMEERYKKMSKIGVRNIDGFNSRVEQAIEKGEVLTRTVQTGFDRQTGEAMYETETFDLQPMPYIVVIIDEMADLMMVAGKDIEGAVQRLAQMARAAGIHVIMATQRPSVDVITGTIKANFPTRISFQVTSKIDSRTILGEQGAEQLLGMGDMLYMAGGGRIQRVHGPFVSDNEVEDIVAYLKTQGAPDYLDAVTIDEDDDEGGGPAGTGNLAESDDPYDQAVAVVLRDGKASTSYVQRRLGIGYNRAASLIERMEQEGIIGPANHAGKREILVPTEADIER; this is encoded by the coding sequence ATGAGCAGAAGCACGCTGGCAATATTGGAAGAGCGGTCGCCTCGGATGATCGTGATGGGTTTCATCATGCGGCAATGCCTGGCTCTGCTCGGCTTTGCCTTGTTCCTTGGGCTGGTGGCGGCCATTGCCGCGCTGGCCACCTGGAATGTTGCCGATCCCAGTTTTTCCTATGCGACCAGCCGGGCGCCCACCAATATTCTCGGTTATCCCGGTGCCGTCTTTGCCGATCTTGCTATGCAGTTTTTCGGACTGGCTTCGGTTGCAGCCCTTTTACCCATTCTGGCCTGGTCGCTTTCGCTGATCTCCGGTCGTAAGATCACCCGCCTGCCACGTCGGCTTGCCGCCTGGGGCACTGGGGCGGTTGCGGGCGCTGCCGTGTTCGGCTGTTTTCCGCCGCCCGGCACATGGCCCATTCCGAACGGGATCGGTGGGGTGATCGGCGACATGATCCTGCGCTTTCCCGCACTGTTTGTCGGAGCCTATCCGACCGGAACCTTTGCCATGGTGCTGGGCGTGATCTTCATCGCCCCGATGCTGTGGCTGATGTTGTTTGCCGCCGGTATTATCGGCAATGAAGAGGATGATTTCGAAGCGGAAATTCTGGCTGCCCGCGCAAGCTCACAGGCGGGGTCGCGCAAGAGCAAGGCCGTGCCAATCGTTGATGAGGATGAGGACGATGATGACCGCACCGGGCCTTTCGCGCTGGCTGCCGGTGCGCTCGCCCATGTCTGGTATACCGGTCAGGCCCGGATGCGGCGTCTCGCCGGTCTGAAGCCAAAAAGGCGCGAGCGGTCGGATTTCGACCAGCCCTATGACTTCAATGATGATGAGGTTATGCCGGTTCAGGCTGGACGCCCGGACCACCGCGCCGACCCGTCCTTTGAGCCGGGTGAGCGGAGTGCGGGCCGTCGCCGTATCGCGCCGCCGCCGGTGTCGCCGGATGACGAGCCACCCTTTGACCTGCGCACCCGTGGTCGTTCGGCTGATGACATCCTATTCGACGATGAAGACGAAGACCGCGCTGCAAAGCCTTCTGCCCGCCGTGTTGCCCCCGCCGCAGAGCGTCCGCGCCCGTCTCCGGTGTCTGGTTCTCCGGTCGCTGGTCCAAGAGGTGCGCGTGGTTTCCAATTGCCGTCGGTTCAGCTTCTGGCCGAACCACGTGCGGTTGCCAAGGATGCCAGCCTGTCGGCTGACCAGCTTGAACACAACGCCCGGACGCTGGAAGGCGTGCTGGAAGATTTCGGCGTCAAGGGTGATATTATCGAAGTGCGCCCCGGCCCGGTCGTCACACTTTATGAGCTTGAGCCTGCGCCAGGGATCAAATCGTCCCGCGTTATCGGTCTTGCCGATGATATTGCCCGCTCGATGAGCGCCATTGCCGCCCGTGTCGCCGTGGTGCCGGGCCGCAATGCCATCGGTATCGAATTGCCGAATCGCACCCGCGAAACCGTCTATCTGCGGGAAATGATTGGCAGTCGCGACTTCAACGGCTCGACAGCCAAGCTGCCGATGGCGCTGGGCAAGACCATTGGCGGTGAACCTGTGATCGCCGACCTCGCCAAGATGCCGCATCTGCTGGTCGCTGGTACGACCGGGTCGGGCAAGTCGGTGGCGATCAACACCATGATCCTGTCGCTGGTCTACCGTTTGCCGCCGGAAAAATGCCGGTTGATCATGATCGATCCGAAAATGCTGGAATTGTCGATCTATGACGGCATTCCGCATCTGCTCTCACCTGTCGTTACCGATCCGAAAAAGGCCGTTGTCGCCTTGAAATGGACGGTGCGCGAGATGGAAGAGCGCTACAAGAAGATGTCGAAGATCGGCGTGCGCAATATCGACGGCTTCAACAGCCGCGTCGAGCAGGCCATCGAAAAAGGCGAGGTTCTGACCCGCACCGTGCAGACCGGCTTCGACCGGCAGACCGGCGAGGCTATGTACGAGACCGAGACCTTCGATTTGCAGCCCATGCCCTATATCGTTGTTATCATCGACGAGATGGCCGACCTGATGATGGTGGCGGGCAAGGATATCGAAGGCGCGGTGCAGCGCCTGGCGCAGATGGCGCGTGCGGCTGGTATTCACGTGATCATGGCGACGCAGCGGCCTTCTGTCGATGTCATAACCGGTACCATCAAGGCAAACTTCCCGACCCGGATTTCCTTCCAGGTTACCTCCAAGATCGACAGCCGTACTATTCTGGGCGAGCAGGGCGCTGAACAGTTGCTGGGCATGGGCGATATGCTCTACATGGCTGGCGGCGGGCGCATCCAGCGCGTTCACGGACCTTTCGTCTCGGATAATGAGGTGGAAGACATCGTTGCCTATCTGAAAACCCAGGGCGCGCCGGATTATCTTGATGCCGTGACCATCGATGAGGACGACGACGAAGGCGGTGGACCGGCAGGAACCGGCAATCTGGCCGAATCGGACGATCCTTACGACCAGGCCGTCGCCGTCGTGCTTCGGGATGGAAAAGCCTCGACCTCCTATGTTCAACGTCGGCTGGGCATCGGCTATAACCGTGCCGCATCGCTGATCGAACGCATGGAGCAGGAAGGCATTATCGGCCCGGCCAACCACGCGGGCAAACGCGAAATCCTCGTTCCGACGGAAGCTGACATCGAGCGGTGA